From Pelosinus fermentans DSM 17108, the proteins below share one genomic window:
- the rhaD gene encoding rhamnulose-1-phosphate aldolase: MSFMIEHEIPFVREMMEVTRNLWEMGWGERNGGNISYLLREDIVKQHMNVLDIKRSVALPFPVPELAGKYFIVTGTGKYFKNVVMNPEENLGVLRVNRDGNGIEILWGYKDGGLPTSELAAHFMSHIERLKKDENHRVIMHTHATNVLAMTFVHDLDEKKITKTLWQMCTECLIVFPDGIGVIPWIVPGTNEIGKSTAQKMQDFRLVIWPQHGIFGAGRTMDETFGLIETVEKAAQIYMLISSHQGGVQQSLTDQELIDLAKEFGVKPAAGVLDIR, from the coding sequence ATGAGTTTTATGATTGAGCATGAAATCCCTTTTGTGAGAGAGATGATGGAAGTTACCCGCAACCTGTGGGAAATGGGCTGGGGAGAACGTAATGGGGGGAATATTAGCTATCTGCTTAGGGAGGACATTGTAAAACAACACATGAATGTGCTGGATATAAAACGCAGTGTGGCTTTGCCCTTTCCTGTTCCGGAATTGGCAGGCAAATACTTTATTGTGACGGGGACGGGAAAATATTTTAAAAATGTAGTCATGAACCCAGAGGAAAATTTGGGCGTGCTTCGGGTTAATCGTGATGGAAATGGAATTGAAATCTTATGGGGCTATAAAGACGGTGGTTTGCCAACCAGTGAATTAGCGGCACATTTTATGAGTCATATCGAGCGTTTGAAAAAAGATGAAAATCACCGTGTTATTATGCATACTCATGCAACGAATGTACTGGCGATGACCTTTGTACATGATCTTGATGAAAAAAAAATCACGAAAACCTTGTGGCAGATGTGTACAGAATGTTTGATTGTTTTTCCCGATGGTATTGGAGTCATCCCATGGATTGTTCCAGGGACTAACGAAATTGGAAAAAGTACAGCTCAAAAAATGCAGGATTTTCGTTTAGTCATCTGGCCTCAGCATGGAATTTTCGGTGCAGGCAGAACCATGGATGAAACTTTTGGTTTGATTGAAACAGTTGAAAAAGCAGCGCAAATTTATATGTTAATCAGCTCTCATCAAGGCGGAGTGCAGCAAAGTCTTACCGATCAGGAATTAATTGATTTGGCAAAAGAATTTGGCGTGAAACCGGCAGCTGGAGTATTAGATATTCGGTAA
- a CDS encoding sugar ABC transporter ATP-binding protein, translating into MTSDYIVQLKHVSKTFGGIKALDDVSLDIKRGEVHALVGENGAGKSTLIKVLSGVHFPDDGAEIYINNEKVIIRNPMDAIRKGISVIYQDISLFPNLTVAENICIGNDEVWKRKLNWSQIQQLAESAIAKVGAAIDPGMMLKDLNLASQQIVAIARAISFNASLIIMDEPTSALSSGEVENLYQIVDNLHKNNIAVLFISHKFDEIYHVAARVTILRDGKFIAAHDIQDVDRPELIRLMVGRDVEYISMNSEKIWDEEVLKVNHLSKKGNFRDISFSLKKGEIIGITGLVGSGRSELAKAIFGLNKPDSGEIILNGSAVTIASSNDAVQHGIGYVPENRQLEGLIGKSSVCQNITLPILNSLCNSYNCVDVAKERLLAQEYIEKLDVRPKDMDKLVGQLSGGNQQKVVLAKWLVTKPKILITDEPTSGVDIGAKIEIHKVLRQLANSGIGIIVISSELPEIVAVSDKILVMRQGSIVSVIDKNHATQEAILAKALGA; encoded by the coding sequence TTGACCTCAGATTATATTGTTCAATTAAAGCATGTCAGCAAAACATTTGGCGGCATTAAGGCGTTAGATGATGTTTCTTTAGATATTAAGCGTGGTGAAGTTCATGCCCTGGTAGGTGAGAATGGAGCAGGAAAATCCACCTTAATTAAGGTGTTGTCTGGTGTTCATTTTCCAGATGATGGTGCCGAAATCTATATTAATAATGAAAAAGTTATCATACGAAATCCAATGGATGCTATTCGCAAGGGAATTTCGGTTATTTACCAAGATATTAGTTTGTTTCCCAATTTAACGGTTGCCGAAAACATCTGCATTGGCAATGATGAAGTGTGGAAAAGGAAGCTGAATTGGTCTCAGATTCAGCAATTGGCTGAATCTGCCATTGCAAAAGTAGGGGCAGCGATTGATCCTGGCATGATGTTAAAAGATTTGAATTTGGCTTCCCAGCAAATTGTTGCTATTGCCAGAGCGATTAGTTTTAATGCCAGCTTAATTATTATGGATGAACCTACATCTGCCTTATCATCAGGAGAAGTGGAGAATTTGTATCAGATTGTTGATAATTTGCACAAAAACAACATAGCTGTTTTATTTATCAGTCACAAATTTGATGAAATCTATCATGTTGCTGCCCGCGTAACCATATTAAGAGATGGTAAATTTATCGCTGCTCATGATATACAGGATGTGGATCGTCCAGAATTAATACGGTTAATGGTTGGCAGGGATGTAGAATATATCTCCATGAATTCTGAAAAAATCTGGGATGAAGAAGTTTTAAAGGTGAATCATCTAAGTAAAAAAGGGAATTTTCGTGATATTTCTTTTTCTTTAAAAAAAGGTGAAATTATTGGGATTACAGGTTTAGTTGGTTCAGGGCGCAGCGAATTGGCAAAGGCAATCTTTGGTCTCAATAAGCCGGATTCTGGTGAGATCATCTTGAATGGCAGCGCTGTTACTATTGCTTCCTCCAATGATGCTGTTCAGCACGGCATTGGCTATGTGCCGGAAAATAGACAACTGGAAGGACTTATTGGTAAAAGCAGTGTCTGCCAGAATATTACCTTGCCCATTTTAAACAGTCTTTGCAATTCCTATAACTGTGTAGATGTAGCAAAAGAGAGGCTGCTTGCTCAGGAATATATTGAAAAATTAGATGTCAGGCCTAAAGATATGGACAAATTGGTTGGGCAGTTAAGCGGCGGCAATCAGCAAAAAGTAGTTCTGGCAAAATGGCTGGTTACAAAGCCCAAGATTTTAATTACAGATGAGCCTACAAGCGGCGTGGATATAGGAGCAAAAATTGAAATCCATAAAGTTCTGCGGCAATTGGCCAATAGCGGTATCGGTATAATCGTCATTTCCTCAGAACTGCCTGAAATAGTAGCAGTCAGTGACAAAATACTCGTTATGCGGCAAGGCAGCATTGTTAGTGTTATCGATAAAAATCATGCAACTCAGGAAGCCATTTTAGCAAAAGCCTTAGGTGCATAA